A section of the Dehalococcoidia bacterium genome encodes:
- a CDS encoding ABC transporter substrate-binding protein, whose amino-acid sequence MKHRFGIVVLLAALLAVACSSNNNKTNSSRAGGSTAPAAAASSTQAAPAASSGAAAAASPSGTPRPTVAAAPGAVKISFWHAFSGTNGDALNALVDKYNSSQQKVHVDAVFQGSYDDTINKLRQALQTKTTPDLIQIYDIGTRFMVDSKDVTPVQTFVDKDKFDLSTFEPNVLGYYKVGSTLYSMPMATSNPILYYNKDMFKAAGLDPDKPPKTFEEVADAAKRLTKGDVKGIALPIDDWYMEQSLATQGAYFADPSNGRGDKPADKAAFNGPEGVAFLTWWANMIKDGTAANLGRNSSDTKAAFFAGKIAMVVDSTAALRQVIDSTQGTFPVGTTFYPRPANNPKAAGTIIGGNSLWIMKDHPQAEQDAAWDFIKWLMQPEQMAFFHVSTGYYPPNKAAYDVQSDKDWLAKYPQFQTAIDQLHASPLNPATQGALLGIFVQARQDNQSAFESVFAGQATPQQALDKSAGTVTGEIQQYNQAVGH is encoded by the coding sequence ATGAAACACCGTTTCGGAATCGTTGTACTGCTGGCGGCGCTGCTGGCCGTCGCCTGTTCGAGCAACAACAACAAGACGAACTCCAGCAGGGCCGGCGGCAGCACGGCGCCGGCAGCCGCCGCCAGCAGCACGCAGGCAGCCCCTGCCGCGAGCAGCGGCGCCGCCGCGGCCGCCTCGCCCAGCGGCACGCCGCGGCCCACCGTGGCCGCCGCGCCCGGCGCCGTCAAGATCAGCTTCTGGCACGCCTTCAGCGGCACCAACGGCGACGCGCTCAACGCGCTGGTGGACAAGTACAACAGCTCGCAGCAGAAGGTGCACGTCGATGCCGTCTTCCAGGGCAGCTACGACGACACGATCAACAAACTGCGCCAGGCGCTGCAGACGAAGACCACGCCGGACCTGATCCAGATCTACGACATCGGCACGCGCTTCATGGTCGACAGCAAGGACGTGACGCCGGTGCAGACCTTCGTCGACAAGGACAAGTTCGATCTTTCGACCTTCGAGCCGAACGTGCTCGGCTACTACAAGGTCGGCAGCACGCTCTACTCGATGCCCATGGCCACGTCGAACCCGATCCTCTACTACAACAAGGACATGTTCAAAGCGGCCGGGCTGGACCCGGACAAGCCGCCGAAGACGTTCGAAGAGGTGGCCGACGCCGCCAAGAGGCTGACCAAGGGCGACGTCAAGGGCATCGCCCTGCCGATCGATGACTGGTACATGGAGCAGAGCCTCGCCACGCAGGGCGCCTACTTCGCCGACCCGAGCAACGGCCGCGGCGACAAGCCGGCGGACAAGGCGGCCTTCAACGGGCCGGAGGGCGTCGCCTTTCTCACCTGGTGGGCGAACATGATCAAGGACGGCACGGCGGCGAACCTGGGCCGCAACTCCAGCGACACCAAGGCCGCCTTCTTCGCCGGCAAGATCGCGATGGTCGTGGACTCGACCGCGGCGCTGCGCCAGGTGATCGATTCGACGCAGGGCACGTTCCCGGTGGGCACGACCTTCTACCCACGCCCGGCCAACAACCCGAAGGCCGCGGGCACAATCATCGGCGGCAATTCACTCTGGATCATGAAGGACCACCCGCAGGCGGAGCAGGACGCCGCCTGGGACTTCATCAAGTGGCTGATGCAGCCGGAGCAGATGGCCTTCTTCCACGTGAGCACCGGCTACTATCCGCCGAATAAGGCCGCCTACGACGTGCAGTCGGACAAGGACTGGCTGGCGAAGTACCCGCAGTTCCAGACGGCGATCGACCAACTGCACGCCAGCCCGCTGAACCCGGCGACGCAGGGAGCCTTGCTCGGCATCTTCGTGCAGGCGCGGCAGGACAATCAGTCGGCCTTTGAGTCGGTCTTCGCCGGCCAGGCCACGCCGCAGCAGGCGCTGGACAAATCGGCCGGCACGGTGACGGGCGAGATTCAGCAGTACAATCAGGCCGTCGGCCACTGA
- a CDS encoding GAF domain-containing protein, translated as MSGSSSRRSAAIAGPSGLDLLGIGRILWQGRGAIVVTTAPRGRIVLWNPAAAALFGYATEEAARLRLSALFPGRTPALVRAVLTGATTAGQDGGTPEGQPLRLVMRHASGVDLPVDVTLSRDDAAGGAFLIALIRDLGTPRGEDEQAAHLTTLLSVARSLSSTLDLRRLLDLILQELRHVADYAGATVARRDGDVLVVLANRAGSRAGSSLGAEIEGRRIPLSRGKAIWRTLSRGKPVLVADMQEDTTYSRAYRAVVGRLLGERLQAIRAWMAVPLISRGEVAGFIALSHGTPGFYTAQHASFAAAIANHAAVAIDNARLYEQTQEAVRRATALARIAASVALGGALDTVLDALAGRVVQASGAVACAVLLADGDPPRLRIAGSHGLPGGYAAAYNRIVRGEEPSDNVSVFLERRPRVSRKVWRGLLKRPAYRPIHPFAKQVSWDSIALVPLVTRERPVGTLATYYRAGEEPDERELALLTAIADQAAVAVENARLFDAAGEKAALEERTRLAQDLHDSVTQTVFSLGMLSRAAQAQHEQRSAKLGETLDRVATLAREALVEMRALLFELRPTSLSEEGLVGALAKLVEAVQTRTNLAISYRATEALRLSPDIELAVFRIVQEALSNAAKHAQASEVAVELAMDESGLRVSVADNGGGFDPGAPVVPSADGARGGQGMRSMRERATAVGLHLRVESAPGEGTRVIVQLPAVSARLP; from the coding sequence ATGAGCGGCTCATCCTCGCGCCGATCGGCGGCGATTGCCGGGCCATCCGGCCTGGATCTGCTCGGCATCGGACGCATTCTGTGGCAGGGCCGGGGTGCCATCGTCGTCACCACCGCGCCCAGGGGTCGCATCGTCCTCTGGAACCCGGCGGCCGCGGCGCTCTTTGGCTACGCGACGGAGGAAGCCGCCCGCCTGCGTCTCTCCGCACTCTTTCCCGGGCGCACCCCGGCACTGGTTCGCGCCGTGCTGACCGGCGCCACGACGGCCGGCCAGGATGGAGGAACGCCGGAAGGCCAGCCGCTCCGCCTGGTCATGCGTCATGCCTCCGGTGTCGATCTGCCCGTGGACGTGACCCTGAGCCGCGACGATGCGGCCGGCGGCGCGTTCTTGATCGCGCTGATCCGCGACCTCGGCACGCCGCGCGGCGAAGACGAGCAGGCGGCGCACCTGACGACCTTGCTGTCGGTCGCCCGCAGCCTCAGTTCGACCCTGGACCTGCGGCGGCTGCTGGACCTCATCCTCCAGGAGCTGCGCCACGTCGCCGACTATGCCGGCGCCACCGTCGCCCGGCGCGACGGCGATGTGCTGGTCGTGCTCGCCAACCGCGCCGGATCGCGGGCGGGCAGCTCGCTGGGCGCGGAGATCGAAGGGAGACGCATCCCGCTGTCACGGGGCAAAGCGATCTGGCGGACGCTCAGCCGCGGCAAGCCCGTGCTGGTCGCGGACATGCAGGAGGACACGACCTACTCGCGCGCCTACCGGGCCGTGGTTGGCCGGCTGCTGGGCGAGCGGCTGCAGGCGATCCGCGCCTGGATGGCCGTGCCGCTGATCTCCCGCGGGGAGGTGGCCGGCTTCATCGCCCTCTCGCATGGCACCCCCGGCTTCTATACCGCACAGCATGCCAGCTTCGCCGCCGCGATCGCTAATCACGCCGCCGTCGCCATCGACAACGCCCGGCTGTACGAGCAAACCCAGGAGGCGGTGAGACGAGCGACGGCCCTGGCGCGGATCGCCGCCAGCGTCGCGCTGGGCGGGGCGCTGGACACGGTGCTCGACGCGCTGGCAGGCCGCGTGGTGCAGGCGAGCGGCGCCGTTGCCTGCGCGGTCCTGCTGGCGGACGGCGATCCGCCGCGGCTGCGCATCGCCGGCAGTCACGGCCTGCCGGGGGGCTATGCGGCGGCCTACAACCGGATCGTGCGCGGCGAGGAACCCTCGGATAACGTGAGCGTCTTCCTGGAGCGCCGGCCCCGCGTCTCGCGCAAGGTGTGGCGGGGGCTGCTCAAGCGGCCGGCGTACCGGCCCATTCACCCCTTCGCCAAGCAGGTGAGCTGGGATTCGATCGCGCTGGTGCCGCTGGTCACCCGCGAGCGCCCCGTGGGCACGCTGGCGACCTACTACCGCGCCGGCGAGGAACCGGACGAGCGTGAGCTCGCCCTGCTCACCGCGATCGCTGACCAGGCGGCGGTGGCGGTGGAGAATGCACGGCTGTTCGACGCCGCGGGCGAGAAGGCCGCCCTCGAGGAGCGCACCCGCCTTGCCCAGGACCTGCACGATTCGGTGACGCAAACGGTCTTCAGCCTGGGGATGCTGTCGCGCGCGGCACAGGCGCAGCACGAGCAGCGCTCGGCGAAGCTGGGCGAGACGCTGGACCGGGTCGCCACGCTGGCGCGGGAGGCGCTGGTCGAGATGCGGGCGTTGCTGTTCGAACTGCGCCCCACCAGCCTCTCGGAAGAGGGGCTCGTCGGCGCCCTGGCCAAGCTGGTGGAGGCGGTGCAAACCCGCACAAACCTGGCGATCAGCTACCGCGCGACCGAGGCGCTCCGGCTTTCGCCGGACATCGAGCTGGCCGTCTTCCGCATCGTGCAGGAGGCGCTCAGCAACGCGGCCAAGCACGCCCAGGCGAGCGAAGTCGCCGTCGAGCTGGCGATGGACGAGTCGGGACTGCGGGTAAGCGTGGCTGACAACGGCGGCGGCTTCGACCCGGGCGCGCCGGTGGTGCCGTCAGCCGACGGCGCCCGCGGCGGGCAGGGCATGCGCTCGATGCGCGAGCGAGCCACGGCCGTCGGGCTGCACCTGCGGGTCGAGAGCGCCCCGGGCGAGGGCACGAGGGTCATCGTTCAACTGCCCGCCGTCAGCGCCCGGCTGCCCTGA